In one Mucilaginibacter ginsenosidivorax genomic region, the following are encoded:
- a CDS encoding glycoside hydrolase family 28 protein, with protein sequence MIKRQLSTLLLVCTGLNSFAQQDFNILHYGAKMSLTYNNTAAIQKTIDAAAKKGGRVIIPPGNFITGPLELKSGVDLHLDDDALLLGSTKRLDYGVSGKPLISAVGQHNVSITGKGIIDGQGRELVENVLLLLREGKMQDREWLLKRPGENSRPMIILFKGCKQVKVNNITIKNSAAWVQSYNDCDGVDIDSMKVQSTAYWNNDGIDIVDSKNVKITNSYFNAADDAICLKSESTGKSCENIIVENCILRSSASGFKLGTGSVGGFKNIRVRNLVVFDTYRSAIALETVDGAYLTDVNISHVKGKNIGNAIFIRLGHRNKDERYSTINNILIDDVKADVPNAKPDIGYPVEGPPPKVAPHNLVPASITGLPDHLVQNVTLKNIEIMYGGNARKEIAFIPTDSLSHVIENPAGYPEFTMFGELPSWGLYTRHASGIHISDFKITLKQDDFRPAMVFDDVSGLDLKKIEVPLSAAVPVLVYRKVTQLRTADLVIPAGDKSVEINNK encoded by the coding sequence ATGATAAAAAGACAATTATCTACTTTGCTGCTTGTTTGTACGGGGCTGAACAGTTTTGCACAACAGGATTTTAATATTTTGCATTACGGTGCAAAAATGAGCCTGACCTATAATAATACCGCCGCTATTCAAAAAACGATAGATGCTGCAGCGAAGAAAGGAGGGAGGGTTATCATTCCACCGGGTAATTTTATTACCGGCCCCCTCGAACTTAAAAGCGGCGTTGACCTGCATTTGGATGACGACGCCCTGCTGCTGGGCAGTACCAAACGCCTGGACTACGGTGTAAGCGGCAAGCCGCTTATCTCCGCTGTAGGTCAGCATAACGTCTCCATAACGGGCAAGGGGATTATAGACGGGCAGGGACGCGAGCTGGTTGAAAATGTTTTGTTGCTTTTACGTGAAGGCAAAATGCAGGACAGGGAATGGCTGCTTAAGCGCCCGGGAGAAAACAGTCGCCCGATGATCATCTTATTTAAAGGCTGCAAACAAGTAAAAGTCAATAATATTACCATCAAAAATTCGGCTGCCTGGGTGCAAAGTTACAATGATTGCGATGGCGTGGATATTGACAGCATGAAGGTACAGAGTACCGCTTACTGGAACAACGATGGTATAGATATCGTTGATTCAAAGAACGTAAAAATAACCAACAGCTATTTTAATGCCGCGGATGATGCGATCTGCCTAAAATCAGAAAGTACCGGGAAAAGCTGCGAAAATATTATCGTTGAGAATTGCATACTGCGTTCGAGCGCCAGCGGGTTTAAACTGGGTACCGGCTCGGTTGGCGGATTTAAAAATATCCGCGTCCGCAATCTTGTCGTGTTCGATACTTACCGTTCGGCCATTGCCCTGGAAACCGTAGATGGCGCTTATCTCACAGATGTCAACATCAGCCACGTTAAGGGCAAAAACATCGGTAATGCCATTTTTATCCGCCTTGGGCATCGTAATAAAGATGAAAGGTACAGTACGATAAATAATATTTTGATTGATGATGTAAAGGCCGATGTGCCTAACGCCAAACCAGATATTGGTTACCCGGTTGAGGGGCCGCCGCCAAAGGTAGCGCCGCATAACCTCGTGCCGGCATCTATAACCGGTTTGCCGGACCACCTGGTACAAAATGTTACCCTGAAAAATATCGAAATTATGTATGGCGGCAATGCCAGAAAGGAGATTGCTTTTATCCCTACAGATTCACTGTCTCATGTAATTGAAAACCCTGCGGGGTATCCTGAGTTTACGATGTTCGGGGAGTTGCCTTCCTGGGGTTTGTACACCAGGCACGCCTCTGGTATCCATATCAGCGATTTTAAAATAACTTTAAAGCAGGATGACTTTCGCCCGGCTATGGTTTTTGACGATGTCAGCGGGTTGGATTTAAAAAAGATCGAAGTACCTTTATCAGCCGCCGTTCCTGTTCTTGTTTATAGAAAAGTCACGCAGCTAAGGACCGCAGACCTGGTCATTCCCGCAGGAGATAAATCAGTCGAAATTAACAATAAATAA
- a CDS encoding RNA polymerase sigma-70 factor — protein sequence MGDISSVTDDELVFLLKQGNSIAFEKIYSRYWDRLFDYAYKRLNNAESCEEIVQEIFIRLWDRREVLEFTTGLMNYLFTSAKYSVIDQYRRQLVQNSFITASKYNLHIDNSTEERIFVNDLKKYLDDLICTLPPKCKSVYELSRLQYKTNKEIAEILHISEKTVEGHLTKALQRLRVGMGELLLLVVAFLIK from the coding sequence ATGGGTGATATCAGTAGTGTTACAGACGATGAACTTGTTTTTCTCCTAAAACAAGGCAACAGTATTGCTTTTGAGAAAATTTATAGCAGATACTGGGACCGACTGTTCGATTATGCCTATAAGCGGCTAAACAACGCCGAATCGTGCGAGGAGATTGTGCAGGAGATATTCATCAGGCTTTGGGACCGGCGCGAAGTGCTGGAGTTTACAACCGGCCTCATGAATTATTTGTTTACCTCAGCGAAGTATAGCGTCATTGATCAATATCGCCGTCAGTTGGTTCAAAATTCTTTTATTACAGCCAGTAAGTATAATTTGCATATTGATAACTCAACAGAAGAGCGCATTTTTGTCAATGATCTTAAAAAATATCTCGATGATCTGATCTGTACACTTCCTCCCAAGTGCAAAAGTGTATATGAACTGAGCCGGTTGCAATATAAAACCAATAAAGAAATAGCCGAAATTCTCCATATATCTGAAAAAACGGTTGAAGGTCATCTCACCAAAGCGTTGCAGCGCCTCCGTGTTGGAATGGGTGAACTGCTGTTATTGGTAGTGGCTTTTTTAATAAAATAA
- a CDS encoding SusC/RagA family TonB-linked outer membrane protein has protein sequence MRITFSQLLIITLMTGISYARPTSAQTILDKKITLTVEDKTLVEVLKVLAKKHQVQFVYNQDIIQSKEKISAAFNDQNLKDVLDQLLLRYNINYEVFKNKIILTNLQPAEDPVVAQPGVQDLKISGKVVDEKNQPLVGVSVSVKGTNSGTVTDINGNFSLTVAKASDILVFKYIGYSTLETPISGASPLTIKLTADSKALSEVVVIGYGTKKKIDLTGTVSSIQADEIARANATGTQDAMQGRIAGVDIKRGSGKPGSDFTIEIRGANSITGNTQPLYVIDGVPVAVNGSPSNPANDINPADIERIDILKDASSTAIYGSRGANGVVLITTKRGAKGSSKIIYTGYTGIVNPYHLPPVMDGPTFVNYVRDFFNAQAGYPATPIPDSKLFSATELTNIQNGTYTNWIDLIKRNGSQSNHNISITGGDDKTTYFTSAGYQLYQGTTKAEDSKKYTLKAGLDKTINNTFRAGASVYSTFVNNHLGSAEVFRSAYRLRPTGSAYNADGSPRFFAYESETQITNPLFEFNNEIRQQQYVHVLPNIYAEANLMKGLKIRTSFSPDLTFQRQGQYDDTFTKQQAGTKPALGQSSTNQYINYTWENLLVYNAAIGRHKFDVTLGNTFEYHQQDFSSISAQGLPYRSLWYNLGSATTITINGNAIAPITTVGSGYSQQNLTSYFGRANYTFNNRYLFTATFRADANSVFAPGHKWGYFPSGSFAWIASEESFLKNIQVLDLLKFRLSYGKSGNASSVGPYATQATVGQSPYDFNGVAANGFAPNFGNQSLTWEKTDEYNAGVELGLWKNRIGLDVNLYRKTSKGSILNQQVPPENGYSSQTTNLGSVRNQGIEIGLNTVNVSSGKFSWTTNFNFAANYNKIVQLYGDGKNDIGNAWFLGYKVREIYNYKIIGVWQTSEAQQAAVYGAKPGQYKIQDINNDGKIDATNDRQILGSSIPNWFGGVTSTINYANFDFSFTVYTRQGTYENSVFLEQLLNGDQNRARFGAFDRSYWTPTNPSNQWSNKAVNSSDPANTIAQFQNSSYTKISNITLGYTIPKSILSKVKISNLRVYVDAFNPFIFSKFIGWDPENPSGSSALNQDFRTRTFILGLNLTL, from the coding sequence ATGAGGATTACATTTAGCCAGTTATTGATCATTACGCTGATGACTGGCATTAGCTATGCAAGGCCTACTTCAGCACAAACCATTTTGGATAAAAAAATCACTTTAACCGTTGAAGATAAGACATTGGTTGAAGTGCTGAAAGTTTTGGCCAAAAAACATCAGGTACAGTTCGTTTATAACCAGGATATCATTCAAAGCAAGGAAAAGATATCCGCGGCATTTAACGATCAAAACCTCAAGGATGTGCTGGATCAATTACTTTTGAGATACAATATCAATTATGAGGTGTTTAAAAATAAGATCATCCTCACGAACCTGCAGCCGGCTGAAGATCCGGTTGTTGCTCAACCCGGTGTGCAGGATCTTAAGATCAGCGGTAAGGTAGTTGATGAAAAAAATCAGCCGCTTGTTGGTGTGAGCGTAAGTGTCAAAGGTACCAATAGTGGTACAGTAACCGATATCAACGGTAATTTTTCCCTCACAGTTGCGAAGGCAAGTGATATACTCGTTTTTAAATATATCGGTTATTCGACGCTTGAAACACCGATAAGCGGCGCGTCGCCATTAACTATCAAACTGACGGCCGATTCAAAGGCACTCAGCGAAGTGGTGGTTATCGGTTACGGCACCAAGAAGAAAATTGACCTTACTGGTACGGTAAGCTCCATACAGGCCGACGAAATAGCCAGGGCAAATGCAACGGGTACACAGGATGCTATGCAGGGACGGATAGCTGGTGTGGATATTAAAAGGGGCTCGGGTAAACCAGGATCAGATTTTACCATTGAGATCAGGGGAGCAAACTCGATCACCGGTAATACGCAGCCCTTGTATGTTATAGACGGCGTTCCGGTCGCGGTTAATGGCAGCCCGTCAAACCCGGCCAATGACATCAATCCCGCGGATATCGAGAGGATAGATATATTAAAAGACGCATCCTCAACCGCTATATATGGATCACGTGGCGCTAATGGGGTGGTGTTGATCACAACAAAGAGAGGAGCGAAGGGAAGTTCCAAGATAATTTATACCGGCTATACCGGCATTGTAAACCCATATCACCTTCCTCCGGTCATGGATGGTCCTACTTTTGTAAACTACGTACGCGATTTCTTCAACGCACAGGCTGGCTACCCGGCTACGCCTATCCCGGATAGTAAATTATTTTCGGCGACGGAATTAACAAATATCCAAAACGGGACTTACACAAACTGGATAGATCTCATCAAACGAAATGGATCTCAGTCCAATCATAATATTTCTATAACGGGCGGCGATGATAAAACTACCTATTTTACCTCGGCGGGTTATCAGCTTTATCAAGGAACTACCAAAGCAGAAGATTCCAAAAAATATACCCTTAAAGCAGGCCTGGATAAAACTATAAATAATACATTCAGAGCAGGTGCTTCTGTTTACTCCACTTTCGTCAATAACCACCTGGGCAGTGCTGAGGTTTTTCGTTCTGCTTACAGGCTGCGTCCAACGGGTAGCGCATATAATGCTGATGGCAGCCCCCGCTTTTTTGCCTATGAAAGCGAAACGCAGATCACCAATCCACTGTTTGAATTTAATAACGAGATAAGGCAGCAGCAATACGTACACGTACTACCCAATATTTATGCGGAAGCCAACCTGATGAAAGGCTTAAAGATCCGTACCTCGTTCAGCCCCGATCTTACCTTTCAGCGACAGGGACAATATGATGATACCTTTACCAAGCAGCAGGCCGGTACAAAACCGGCACTGGGGCAGAGCAGTACCAATCAGTATATTAATTATACCTGGGAAAACCTGTTGGTATATAATGCGGCTATAGGAAGGCATAAGTTTGATGTTACATTGGGTAACACTTTTGAATACCACCAGCAGGACTTTTCTTCTATTTCAGCACAAGGCTTACCATACCGTTCTTTATGGTACAATCTGGGTTCTGCAACAACAATTACCATAAATGGGAACGCGATTGCTCCTATAACGACAGTTGGAAGCGGTTATTCGCAGCAAAATCTTACTTCCTACTTCGGAAGGGCTAACTACACATTCAATAACAGGTATCTTTTTACAGCAACCTTCAGGGCTGATGCCAATTCGGTGTTTGCACCGGGGCATAAATGGGGATACTTTCCATCCGGCTCCTTTGCATGGATTGCCAGCGAAGAGTCCTTTTTAAAAAATATCCAGGTGCTTGATTTACTGAAGTTCCGTTTGAGCTATGGAAAGTCGGGTAATGCATCGTCCGTAGGCCCTTACGCTACACAGGCAACTGTTGGGCAATCACCCTATGATTTCAATGGCGTCGCAGCCAATGGATTTGCGCCAAACTTTGGTAACCAAAGCCTTACATGGGAAAAGACAGATGAGTATAATGCCGGCGTAGAATTAGGCTTATGGAAAAACCGCATTGGTTTAGATGTAAATTTATATCGTAAAACCTCAAAAGGATCCATACTTAATCAGCAGGTTCCCCCCGAAAACGGTTATTCGAGCCAGACAACAAACCTGGGTTCAGTCAGAAACCAGGGTATTGAGATTGGTTTAAACACGGTCAATGTCAGCAGCGGTAAGTTCAGCTGGACGACTAACTTTAATTTCGCCGCTAACTATAATAAAATTGTGCAATTATACGGAGACGGTAAAAATGATATCGGTAATGCATGGTTTTTAGGTTACAAGGTAAGGGAAATCTATAATTATAAAATTATAGGCGTATGGCAAACCAGCGAGGCTCAGCAAGCCGCCGTGTATGGTGCCAAGCCAGGACAGTATAAAATTCAGGATATAAATAATGATGGTAAAATTGATGCAACTAATGACAGGCAAATATTAGGCAGTAGTATTCCCAATTGGTTTGGCGGAGTTACCAGCACAATTAATTACGCAAATTTTGATTTTAGCTTTACGGTATATACCAGGCAGGGTACCTATGAAAATAGTGTGTTTCTGGAACAACTGTTAAACGGCGATCAAAACCGGGCGCGTTTTGGGGCATTTGACAGAAGCTATTGGACGCCCACTAATCCAAGCAACCAGTGGTCAAATAAAGCCGTAAATTCTTCTGACCCGGCAAACACGATAGCTCAGTTTCAAAACTCCTCTTACACCAAAATAAGTAATATCACATTAGGGTACACCATTCCCAAAAGTATCTTAAGTAAGGTCAAGATCAGCAACCTAAGGGTATATGTTGATGCCTTTAACCCTTTTATATTTAGCAAGTTCATAGGATGGGATCCCGAAAACCCAAGTGGTAGTTCAGCGCTTAACCAAGACTTTCGTACGCGCACCTTTATCCTCGGTTTGAATTTAACGCTATAA
- a CDS encoding GH92 family glycosyl hydrolase has product MNIKYNCRIWVVVFWLFNYSANAQDLVKYVQPMAGSGAATTPAALKHGSGTELFANTIPAVTTPFAMTQWSPQTQTSENKCIAPYRYSDNYFSGIRASHWLSGSCTQDYGSFTIMPVSSRLRTLATDYAVKFNHTDEYSSPYYYRIDLNNYGLKVAVTSTPRCAIIKVTALRADSVYLLISPNSDYNEGFVKVDPGRGEVEAYNPVHRIYQGWGKEAGFKGYFVARMEKAAGSSGSFASDTLYHNATISNKKNIGVYLGFKLKAGESICMKVGTSFSSISGARKNLDAEIPGWKPGPVVAAGKAKWQKALSQIGLNTAIEKDKRIFYTSLYHAMQQPRLYNDVDGSYPEFASANKIGRLKKGNYYDDFSLWDVYRAHLPLFELLKPSLINDVVNSFILKGQQGGWLPIFPCWNSYTSEMIGDHSSSVIASAYLKGIGNFNAAEAYRLIRKNAFDTPANKADYAEGKGRRALDSYLKYHYIPVEDSVPDAFHKKEQVSRTLEYAYDDYAVAMMAAKMGKTGDYKVLAGRAGYYRNVFDQNKGMVRGRHADGSWTGDFKPDNKAYYITEGTPRQYTFYVPQDVTGLAGLMGGRSKLEAALDSIFIKNEYWHGNEPGHQIPFMYNFTSAPWKTQQRVREILATEYGDGPGGLSGNDDAGQMSAWYIFASIGLYPLNPVSGEYLLSSPIFGSVSMHLGNGKTFRINTHKRVNNAGYIYAVKWNGKNISNNYISYKNIINGGRLDVYLQDKPDLKWGIKAAMQPKSSIAPLKAN; this is encoded by the coding sequence ATGAATATCAAATATAATTGCAGGATATGGGTAGTTGTATTTTGGCTGTTTAACTATAGTGCCAATGCGCAGGACCTGGTTAAATACGTACAGCCAATGGCTGGCAGCGGTGCCGCGACTACACCGGCCGCGCTTAAGCATGGCAGCGGAACCGAATTATTTGCTAATACCATACCTGCGGTTACCACTCCTTTCGCTATGACGCAGTGGAGCCCGCAAACCCAAACGTCTGAGAATAAATGTATAGCCCCTTACCGGTATAGTGATAACTATTTTAGCGGGATCAGGGCCAGCCACTGGTTAAGCGGTTCCTGCACCCAGGACTACGGGAGTTTTACAATTATGCCTGTTAGTAGCAGGCTGAGAACGCTGGCAACTGATTATGCGGTAAAATTCAACCATACAGACGAGTATTCGTCTCCCTATTATTATCGTATCGATCTGAATAACTATGGTTTAAAGGTTGCTGTTACCTCAACACCGCGTTGCGCTATAATAAAGGTTACAGCCCTGAGGGCCGACAGCGTTTACCTGCTGATAAGCCCCAACAGCGATTATAATGAGGGTTTTGTTAAAGTAGATCCTGGCCGTGGAGAAGTTGAGGCGTACAACCCGGTGCATCGCATTTACCAGGGCTGGGGGAAAGAGGCCGGTTTTAAAGGCTATTTTGTCGCAAGGATGGAAAAAGCGGCCGGTAGTTCTGGTTCGTTCGCCAGTGATACCCTTTATCACAATGCTACTATCAGCAACAAAAAAAATATCGGCGTATACCTCGGGTTTAAATTGAAGGCCGGTGAAAGCATCTGTATGAAGGTAGGTACCTCATTCAGCAGTATATCAGGCGCACGGAAAAACTTGGATGCGGAAATTCCCGGCTGGAAACCAGGGCCGGTTGTGGCTGCAGGCAAAGCCAAATGGCAAAAAGCACTGTCACAGATCGGTCTGAATACCGCTATTGAAAAGGATAAACGCATATTTTATACATCCCTTTATCATGCCATGCAACAGCCACGCCTGTATAATGATGTGGATGGTTCTTACCCGGAATTCGCGTCGGCTAATAAAATCGGACGGCTGAAGAAAGGTAATTACTATGATGATTTTTCGTTGTGGGATGTTTACCGGGCGCATTTACCCTTGTTTGAATTGCTGAAGCCTTCATTGATCAATGATGTTGTAAACTCTTTTATCCTTAAGGGGCAGCAAGGCGGCTGGTTACCCATATTCCCCTGCTGGAACAGTTATACTTCTGAAATGATCGGCGACCATAGCAGTTCGGTCATAGCATCCGCTTATTTAAAGGGGATCGGGAATTTTAACGCTGCGGAGGCCTACCGACTGATCAGGAAAAACGCTTTTGATACACCGGCAAACAAGGCAGATTACGCCGAAGGAAAAGGGCGGCGGGCGTTGGACAGCTACCTGAAATACCATTATATACCTGTAGAAGACAGTGTGCCGGATGCTTTTCATAAAAAAGAACAGGTAAGCCGTACGCTGGAATATGCTTATGATGATTACGCGGTTGCCATGATGGCCGCAAAAATGGGTAAAACGGGAGATTATAAGGTGTTGGCCGGCCGGGCAGGTTATTATCGTAATGTATTTGATCAAAACAAGGGTATGGTGAGGGGGCGCCATGCAGATGGCAGCTGGACCGGCGATTTTAAACCGGATAATAAAGCTTATTACATTACTGAAGGCACACCGCGGCAGTATACGTTCTATGTACCGCAGGATGTTACTGGTCTGGCCGGTCTTATGGGCGGGCGCTCAAAATTAGAGGCCGCGCTGGATAGTATTTTTATCAAAAATGAATACTGGCATGGCAACGAGCCCGGGCATCAGATCCCTTTTATGTATAACTTTACGTCCGCCCCATGGAAAACCCAGCAACGCGTGCGCGAAATACTGGCTACAGAATATGGCGATGGGCCGGGGGGCTTAAGTGGTAATGATGATGCGGGGCAAATGTCGGCCTGGTATATCTTCGCATCTATCGGCTTATATCCTTTAAACCCGGTATCGGGCGAGTATTTGCTCAGTTCTCCTATTTTCGGCAGCGTTTCCATGCATTTAGGCAATGGCAAAACCTTCCGCATCAATACGCATAAAAGGGTAAACAACGCAGGCTATATCTATGCGGTGAAGTGGAACGGGAAGAACATCAGCAATAATTACATCTCTTACAAGAACATTATCAATGGGGGACGGCTCGATGTTTACCTTCAGGATAAACCTGATTTGAAATGGGGCATAAAAGCAGCCATGCAACCCAAGAGTTCAATTGCTCCCTTAAAAGCAAATTGA
- a CDS encoding FecR family protein, which yields MNEHQLSELLDKYLDGTCTSEEKQAIDNWFELHENEPGFTENLPEDKKEQLKRRMFNAISRRDNVNTPKSVIKPLYKSRWLKIAAAAVLLVFAKVIIIDTLLAPAKFIETAAADMVITNRTKNIIKQLLPDSSVVWLSPEASLSYPKVFRAASRNVTMQGECFFEVTKNARRPFIISSEHIVTKVWGTSFRVLDMKNIATAIVTVITGKVSVSKKGSDADRSGAKLAAGEVMLLPKEEVVYSKNTDLLTASRQADISALNIYKHIDLSFENARLTEIVDVLNRKFDAHIKIQNEVLNKAVMTADLTGLNLPEVLEVLKASMKLNYEVTNDLIVLKKTN from the coding sequence ATGAACGAACATCAATTGTCCGAATTATTGGATAAGTATCTTGACGGTACCTGTACATCTGAAGAAAAGCAGGCGATCGATAATTGGTTTGAGTTGCATGAAAATGAACCCGGTTTTACGGAAAATTTGCCGGAGGACAAGAAAGAACAACTTAAACGCCGGATGTTCAATGCTATTTCCCGCCGGGATAATGTTAATACTCCAAAATCGGTTATCAAGCCGTTGTATAAAAGCAGGTGGCTGAAGATTGCCGCTGCTGCTGTTTTGTTGGTGTTTGCCAAAGTTATCATTATTGACACCTTATTGGCCCCGGCTAAATTCATTGAGACCGCTGCTGCGGATATGGTCATTACCAACCGCACTAAAAATATTATCAAACAGCTGCTGCCAGATAGCAGCGTAGTTTGGCTTAGTCCTGAAGCTAGCCTCAGCTATCCTAAAGTATTCAGGGCTGCGTCGCGTAACGTTACCATGCAGGGTGAATGCTTTTTTGAGGTAACAAAAAATGCCAGGCGTCCTTTTATCATCAGCAGTGAGCACATTGTAACCAAGGTATGGGGCACCAGTTTCCGGGTGCTCGATATGAAAAACATAGCTACTGCTATAGTAACCGTTATTACAGGTAAGGTTTCGGTGAGTAAAAAAGGAAGTGATGCTGACCGGTCGGGAGCGAAGCTCGCGGCAGGAGAGGTGATGCTGTTGCCTAAAGAAGAGGTTGTTTATTCTAAAAATACCGATTTGCTTACAGCAAGCAGGCAGGCAGACATATCAGCGCTTAATATTTATAAACATATCGACCTTTCATTTGAGAATGCCAGGCTTACGGAAATTGTGGATGTATTGAACCGGAAATTTGATGCTCATATTAAAATCCAGAATGAAGTGCTGAATAAGGCTGTAATGACTGCTGATCTAACGGGCCTGAACCTGCCCGAAGTTCTTGAAGTGCTCAAAGCTTCCATGAAACTCAACTACGAGGTCACCAACGATCTCATCGTACTAAAGAAAACCAATTAA
- a CDS encoding RagB/SusD family nutrient uptake outer membrane protein, producing the protein MKYINKKYVMLTLAIALLSITACKKYTDEYNPQSRTAETYYNTFSGFEDLARSNYAPLRGIVNFTGLYYLGTDAFSTPSINDANGENLYNNNLNSTNGDVDSYLRQLYYAINIANNTLYWATQVKDGSTATINIRVAEAKALRAYYYYLLTETFGDVPLVLTRTTSINLVFTRTPEKEVYNQIIQDLTDAVGTLPATTSDFGRVTKGFAQHLLAKVYLTRGYKSYGSGEADFQLAATTSEAVINSGNYSLKTKYADLFDPSIANFQVNPEVIFSVQYSTNTVTNAFTVQQNGSVSQQSGNSLQQYFMWDTQNTGLIGRSTFYGKTNNSSALDPYWFSNFDKNRDSRYLANVYDVVYVQVAGSFNNKSYTVGDTLLYYPAVAFTPEQKAAKKYIVINPDEYRTSPFSAGLRSYPQFKKFRDPFVTAYVDFGGARDTYVFRLAETYLIAAEAYLKAGNTAKALQYFNAIRARAAKPGNNPDTGISYATEMQVSTLTIDDILDERLRELTGEEFRWFELKRTGTLVRRTLAYNDEAKAANALKAIHVLRPIPQAVIDLNRAAFPQNPGY; encoded by the coding sequence ATGAAATATATCAATAAAAAATACGTGATGCTCACTTTAGCCATCGCGCTGCTCAGCATTACCGCGTGTAAAAAATACACGGATGAATATAACCCCCAAAGCCGCACCGCTGAAACCTATTATAACACGTTTTCTGGTTTCGAAGATCTCGCCCGTTCAAATTATGCCCCGTTAAGAGGTATTGTCAATTTTACGGGGCTCTACTACCTGGGGACTGATGCATTTTCGACACCGAGTATCAATGACGCGAACGGCGAAAATTTATATAATAATAACCTTAATTCTACCAATGGCGATGTGGATAGCTACTTGAGGCAATTATATTATGCTATCAATATAGCCAATAATACGCTTTATTGGGCTACCCAGGTAAAAGACGGCAGTACCGCAACGATTAATATTCGGGTTGCTGAGGCAAAAGCGCTCAGAGCCTATTATTATTATCTGCTTACAGAAACCTTTGGCGACGTGCCTTTGGTGTTAACCCGCACAACCAGCATTAACCTGGTTTTTACCCGGACGCCGGAAAAGGAAGTATACAACCAGATCATACAGGATTTAACAGATGCTGTAGGAACACTGCCGGCGACAACTTCTGACTTTGGACGGGTAACCAAAGGCTTTGCGCAGCACCTGTTAGCTAAAGTCTACCTTACAAGGGGATATAAAAGTTATGGTAGCGGCGAAGCCGATTTTCAGCTGGCTGCCACTACGTCGGAAGCGGTCATTAATTCCGGCAACTACAGTTTGAAAACGAAGTATGCTGATTTGTTTGATCCCTCGATAGCCAATTTCCAGGTTAACCCGGAGGTGATCTTTTCCGTACAGTACAGCACAAACACTGTTACCAATGCTTTCACGGTTCAGCAAAATGGTAGTGTATCACAACAGAGCGGTAATTCGTTACAGCAGTATTTTATGTGGGATACTCAAAATACAGGGTTGATCGGGCGCAGTACTTTTTATGGGAAAACCAATAATTCATCGGCCCTTGATCCGTATTGGTTCAGTAATTTCGATAAAAACCGAGACAGCCGTTACCTGGCTAATGTTTATGACGTAGTGTACGTACAGGTGGCTGGTTCGTTCAACAACAAATCTTACACGGTTGGCGATACGCTTTTATATTATCCTGCTGTCGCGTTTACGCCTGAACAGAAAGCGGCTAAAAAATATATCGTGATCAACCCGGATGAATACCGGACATCTCCTTTTTCTGCCGGGCTGCGCTCTTACCCGCAGTTTAAAAAATTCCGGGATCCTTTTGTTACCGCTTATGTTGACTTTGGCGGAGCCAGGGATACTTATGTGTTTCGCTTGGCGGAGACCTACCTGATCGCAGCCGAGGCTTATCTGAAAGCGGGTAATACGGCAAAGGCCCTTCAATATTTCAATGCCATACGTGCAAGGGCGGCTAAACCGGGAAACAATCCTGATACAGGTATCTCCTATGCCACAGAGATGCAGGTAAGTACCTTAACCATTGATGATATACTGGATGAAAGGCTAAGGGAGTTGACCGGAGAAGAGTTCAGGTGGTTTGAGCTGAAGAGAACAGGTACACTGGTGCGCCGTACGCTGGCTTATAATGACGAAGCCAAAGCCGCGAACGCTTTAAAAGCCATTCATGTTCTAAGGCCTATTCCGCAGGCGGTTATTGATCTGAACCGCGCTGCCTTTCCGCAAAACCCAGGCTATTAA